GACGGgggtggcggcggaggaATAGGTTCGGGTTGGGGGACGGCGTGTTGCGGCAGCAGCGAATGGTTTGATGAGGTGCTCATCCTTCTTAAGACCTCGTCTCGCACCAAGGCGCAGGTGTTCAGACTGGCTTCCACGCCCACCACGCGTAGGACTTGTTCCCTGATTGCGGCAGGACTCGTATCAGACGTGACTGCCATCACCCTAGGAACACAGTCGGCCAGGTAGTCGATATCCTCGGCGAGGTTGATGGCACCGTCCCCCGATCGGCGTTGTCTGCGGACCAGAAGACTATAGCGCTTCTTGAAGCGATGTATCCAGCCGGGAGAGAACTCGGGCACGTTTTGGCCTCTGTACCGTGGTAGTTGCAGAAATATCGACTTTGCCTTCTCGCCTAACTCGTCATTCGTCGGTGGTCGCCCTGCAGCCTGGACTTGTCGATACCAGAGAAGCACGAGCTTTTCGACGTCGGGCCAATTGCCAAATCGCAGGCGCGAGCCAGAAAGTTGTGGGTTGTTTCCGTCCAGCCGCGAGTACTTAGCTGACAGGGAATGAGACACGGTTGACTGACTGATTTGCTGGCCAAACTGTGAATGGAACCATGCGATGCAGGCTTTGTGCGGTGGGCGGATGGTTTGGGCTTCGGCCCACCTCCGCAGTGCGCGGCGTTGGTCTAGGGTTAACGAATGCCTTTCCTTGATCGTGTGTTCCGCGGTTTGGGTGAGGTCggctggcggcgacggcatcaGCGCAGGGTCGGTCGACATTGCCTCGAAGCGAGTTTGCGCGTTGAAGGTTGGAGTTTGGCTAGGACCGTGAAGGTGTGGTTGAAGTCAGTTTAGAGTGGGGTCGCAACTGCTGTCCCGGGAAGCAAGTTATGGAGAGCGGACGTGAGCGCGATGAGCCATGGCAATCGAACATGGGGGGGCACCAACCCAGGTACCTGGTAGTACTAGGTAAGTGCCCCATACTAGCTagggtacctaggtacatactAGGTACAGGTATTCGACCCCTCCGACGTCAATCAATGCGGCCCGGCGGCCTATTACTTGCGGAACGAACGAGTGACCTTGACTGCTACTTAGAAGTACTAAGTACGGCGTACAAGGTGTTAGGCTTTGATATTGCCGATGGGTTGGGCCCTACCGAAACTCCAGAAAATCGTCCGCGCCCAATTTCGTCTGGTAATTcttaaccctaaccctacaCATACCCTGGAGCCTAGAACCCTACAAGACCGAGATCCAGCCACGTTTGGCCATTACCCGTAATGTGGAACTTTTCAACCCGGTAATGTCAAAAAAaactagtacggagtacatgtttTGATGGTAGCTCCGGTACTTTCCCGTCTGTACGTTGCATTGTTACGACTTTGAAATCTTCGCATTCTCTGATCTTCTCGCCGAGATGTCGTCGGGATGACTAGAGAATGGCCCGGAAGCTCAGTAAGATGCGACGAGGCGATGTGATGACAGGCAACATGGCATAATAATGGCGCTATTGACGTGCCTCCGGTTCTCCGCATTTTCACAACTGCCGGTCAGCGTCAACGCTCATCGGCGTCATCGCCTACTACGTACGTAAGTGCTTAGATACGGCCATGTGGCGTCAACCACCAACCAGAGCACTTTGATGAGCATCACAGCCCATTCCCTCCCGCAAGAACTCTTCGGCCACATCGGCCGAGCAAGTATCCGGCTTGTGATCCATAAACAGTCATCACTTCAGCTTCAGCCATTCCCAATAGCCCGACCCTGATCATTGGTGAACCATGACCACAACCGTATGCCCAATTGAGGCTCTACCCAACGAGGTAAATCTGCGCGCTACCCGCCTGATCCCAGTTTTGCTTAGACGACATACCTAGGTGTTGGCTGCATCGTTGGCATGCCTCTCGACAAGGGAGCTCATTCAAGTCGTCCCGGTCAGCCGCTGCTTCTACACACTCGCCACCCGGATTCTCTATCGCCGCTTGATCGACGTATCGCCTCTCCCAGACAATCGACTGATTCTCGATTGCTACCACCCCAGCGAAAGATTAacgacgccgccattgtcatgCAGGTATCTTGGTCTCAAGCGAGTGGGCGAGCAACCCATCACAGACGAATCCCTCAAGTTTAGTGACCTCGGCAAATTATACTCGTCTTATCGTCCAGTCATGAAGGAAGAAAGTCGCGATAGACGGAGAGCTTCCCGACGTACGGGGAGCAAGGCTTTGCAGGGTGACGAGACTGCCACCCAGGACGTCTACCTTGACCACGATTTGCTGTTTTCACAACTGTGCGCCGTCACGTACGTGGTGAAGGAGGCCTCAAGGCCAGGATTCTACATCAGCCAGGTGAATACGTGTGACGGCGTTATTCGCGTATGGCGACCATGGCTGGCAGAAAAGGCGAATCTGAATGGTGCCGCTGAGGGCTTACACTCCAAGATTGTCGATTTTGACAAGTTTCTATGGGTTGATGTCGGCAAGAACGTTGGCCTTAGATTTCGAGTCGTGCTTGGACCAGCCGAGCGGCTGCCGTTGCTCAGTGGCCCGGGCGACGATTCACCGGTATCCTATACCTTGATCTACGAAGGTATGTCAGCTGGTCCAGTTTTGAAGTCGTTCAGGATTTGTGAGAGACAGCTTCTGACATTTCACACGGGCGCAGAATTGGTTGTGCGAACGACCACGCTGCTCATGGCTGTGGAGGCGTCGACTGTGCAAGAGGCTTCCCCCTCATCTAAAGCTATCATAATTTCACAGATTTAGGTGCCGGGACTCAGCATCTTGCGCCAGCTTGACCTTCGAAACGCGTGTGCTAAAGATGAACTACTGCAGGCCTTGTGTCAATCGTGGCATATCGAGTTATGACTTTGATCCTGAGAGCATCCTGGAATATCGCGGGCGAATCTAAGGTCTCATTTCAGGTAGAAAGATTAACAACGGCTATTGGCCTTTCGATTCTCGCTTCTCGGGCTTTTTAATGATGGATAAGTTGCCCGGAACGCCTACGTTTTTGGTCAAGTTACCTACTGCGATAACCAACCATCGCCTTCCAAGCACCTTGTTACGGAATCTCAGGTAAGGTCAGCAAATTGTGGGGAGACGTGATGTATCGATGGGATAGTAAGATGTCAAGAGGTCCGCCTTTCCGATGCTATAGTTTGgtttattaaatttatatcACTCACAGTTATTCTGCCATATCATCCCTCGTATAGTGAGATGCGGAGTGAACAGTTTAGCAGAGCGTGGATGTACTAACTGAGTTATATTTCTTTGGGAAATGGCCAGCTTGAGGCTATGGTCTGAGTTAAACCCGAACACATGCTCTTTTGTAGGTCTAGTAGAATTATTAGCATCTGAGAGATGCCTTGGTCATCAGACTATTGACTGGGCGTGCGCCACATGATGGAGATCCTAAAAGCAGATCACATACGACGATCTAATTGGCATTCTTTCGCCGTGAGCCGCTTGCCGGAATGGCGGCTAGCTTCATTAAAAAAGGATCAGGGGTCATACAGGAGCAACAGAAGCGAATGtgtgttcaatgttttgtGCGTGTCATAAAGATTTGGCCTTCAATAATCTCCAGCACTGAGAAGCTATACAACGCGGATCCCCAACTGTTCACAGGACATGGAGGTCAGTTGACGATTCGGCAAAGGCGAATACTGAGAAACTGCCTTGCTGCAGTACAGCTACTGACCCGTTCTGGCATGAGATTAAAAGGAAGGCGAGAACAGGTTGGGTATTGGGTGGACTGCCGCCAAGACAGCGATGCGTTAATCTATTCCAAACTTGACGGATATGGATCATGAATAACTTCCCATGGACTGGGATTACTGAGCAGTGTACGGAGCAATGATATATCAATATCTGAAGAGGAGGTACGAATGCCATACTTCTTGATGCATACCAAAAAGCCGGAGATCAGGGAGAGGGGAGAGTCATGGCACATAGGGGGAAAgactcactcactcacccTCTGGCTGAAAATATCGACTGTATCCTACCTCGCAAATCACACGGAGCCCGTGGTCTCGTTTGCCCTCGCACAATTCATAGATTGCGGGCGTCGTGGCGCTGGGTAAGACTGCCATTGATGCGCTTCATTTCTGGCATTAAGTAAAGGATGGAATAAAGCTAGGGACTATTGAAAAAAAGGGACGTAGAATATGCGTCCGGAGGTAAAAGAAGGGAGATACCCTCCACCCGAAAAGCAATTTTTCCACTTACGACGCTGGCGAGGCATGGTTCATTGGCATTGTCAAAGCTGGTGAGCTCCAACGAGTCGCTTTGATGATTGGTGTTTTGCGAGTATGCCGATATTTACGAGCGCAATACGGCCTCATTTCGAATTTATGCGCGTCTTTGTGCAGCAACCCTGAAGTGAAGCAACCCGTTCACTCCATGGCCGATGTGTTGGCGTTTGAAGGGGAGCTCAAAAGTCTATCATAGACCGCCCTTGCGTCAGACGTGGAAAGTGGCCAATGACCCATCTGAACAATGCCCAGGGGGGGGGGCAGGTAGGCGCGATGGAGCTaatccctccatgtcccgtcCCTGCCTACTTTACCCAAGTGCtcagcagctccagcagctccgTCCCGAAGAAACGGAGTGGAGTGAAGCGCACATGTGCACTGGAGAcaggcgggggagggggagcaTGGGGACGTCAATGCCTGCCAACCTGCTCCCGAACTCCTTCAGCCCCTCGCTCTCTCCAGAGTGTCGATCCTGCCCTTGAGTTCTCCACACCTGTCAACTTCATCCGCACCTGTTCCACGCGCGCAAGTTTCATCTTCTGCCTTCACGTCTTTTCCGCAGCTTTGGATCGAAGCCATCTGAACCCCTGCGATCCCGTGCTCCGCCCTTACCGCGGCCACCGTCACCCTGCTTCCAACTTTTGTCGACAAAGCAATAACTTGGGTCCCAGAGGAACTCGAGAATCGATATACAGCCACCATAAGCATGTcccttggctgcaggtcATGGTCTCGGGGACTGACTCTCTCCACCTGCGTCAACTCCATCCTGTCATGAGGAACCAAGCACCTCAATGACCCAACCCCGTGAGAGAGGAGGCAACTGATGAGGTGTTTACTAATTCCGTGCCAAGCGTGTCTCAGCTACTGTCGTCTGAACTTTAGGGCCGTTGATCGAAGTTGATACATGCACACTATATGCACACAAATTCATTATAGGATGGGATATCTCATCGTCCGGTCTAGGAAAGCCTCgccatgggagaggggaaGAAATCCAGCTATCTACGCCGCAATTTCACTGCCTTATGAGCCTGTATCTCTTTTTTTGATCATGGCAAACCCAGAATGCGCTTTTCGAGTTAAACCGAAACGATGATGTGGGGATCGTCCCTCGGCTTTGACCCGATTCCATTACCATGTTCGTTGCATCGCTGCGTGATGCGCAGCGTGGATCAATCCATACTCGGCGTGCAATCCCTATAGATGCAAATACAACGGATATATAAGCTTCGGCAATACAACGTGGTACATGCCGTGCATAAACTTGGCGGCGAGCTGGGTGGTGTGCGACAAAGCAGCCCCATTCAAAGGGATGCCATATTATGCCTAGCCACGTCGGTGACAGCATCTCCCTAAAATTAACGGACGCCTGGCTCGTCACAGACCTAGTATTCTCGGGCATCTTCTCGTAAGCCTCCGAGGTGGCTgtcatttttttcttttggatTCCACAGTGTACATATCTACAGTGAGGGTCTGCATCCATACTTGGCTCCTACGAAGAAGCATGTAGTCTCGTGTAGTGTCGAGACCATTTTTCTTTTGCTATCTGGCGATCCAGTCGTAAGGATGTCTCTCACTTGTGCCACACAATCATCCGGTTTTTCACTTTTGCATTTTTAGCACAACAATCCAACAGTGTAACACGTCGGTGTGAAGAACTCCAGccgtttcttcttctcagtTTGTGTTCTTCCCATTGTGGGCTTCTACATCCTGTCTCTTGTCTCCGAAGACCTGCTTCACTGTCAACGGTGATCGTGTCTCGTTTTGTTTCTCACTAAAGAAATATTAGCAGGAATTGGTATCTATCTTCTTTCGCTTTCGCTTTCGAGCTTGGCTCTCGCCTCGCATTCTCTGGCTCCTTATATACCACTCTCCCTGCTTTCCACTACCGCTTGCCCTTCGATTTGTATGGTTTTATCTTCCAATTGCAGGTTCCAAGATGAAAATGGCATGGGACATCAAAAGACCCGGCGATATTATTTCGAGGCCGCTTCCTCCGCGGATACCCAACTCTCCAGACTCGTTCGACACAAACAATGTTGAATATTTTAAAGATGGCGATATTCCACCAAGGTCGATGACGAGTTCATCATTCTCAAACTGCCAAAAGCCGATCAAGTATGGAAGGGGTAAATATGCTCATGTTGAGCTTGTACCGCAACCAAGTGATGACCCAGACGACCCTTTGGTACGTACATGTATGGTTTGGCATTAGAACAAATTCAACTAACAATACCTCTCTGAAATAGAACTGGCCACGATGGCGGAAAGATCTCAATTTGTTTTCACTTCTCGTCATGGTTGGTCTCATTGGGGGGATGAAGACGGTATTCATTACTACTGCCGGTTCTCTGGCGACTCATTATCGAGtctccaacatggccattggcgccttGACGGCTGGGCCTCTAATGGTTTCGACGTTAACAAGCCTAGTTGGCTCCATTGTTGCCAAGTTGTATGGCAAACGGCCGGTTTACTTGATATCGACgttatttttatttcttggAACCATCTGGAACATGACTGCAGGCGATAACTACGGTTCATGTCTTGGAGCTCGGGTTTTTCAAGGCCTAGGATGGGGTTCATTTGAGACGTTGGTGATGGGGTCCATTCAGGACACTTACTTTGTAGGTGCAATCGGCAGACACGTCAACTCTCCTCTACAATGGACGCTAAC
The DNA window shown above is from Metarhizium brunneum chromosome 1, complete sequence and carries:
- the cbh2 gene encoding CENP-B 2; translated protein: MSTDPALMPSPPADLTQTAEHTIKERHSLTLDQRRALRRWAEAQTIRPPHKACIAWFHSQFGQQISQSTVSHSLSAKYSRLDGNNPQLSGSRLRFGNWPDVEKLVLLWYRQVQAAGRPPTNDELGEKAKSIFLQLPRYRGQNVPEFSPGWIHRFKKRYSLLVRRQRRSGDGAINLAEDIDYLADCVPRVMAVTSDTSPAAIREQVLRVVGVEASLNTCALVRDEVLRRMSTSSNHSLLPQHAVPQPEPIPPPPPPSEQPMYADDDPEVVLQNALRQLQQEEQAAEEQAAAVREERERVERAGIHVAGMVATPGPQDSSSDPRYTMPTQEMGGHDLTLTPIHSDGPVSSNDRPIRCPFCVNQRMLRTIKEAVEHMSTHVVV